Proteins co-encoded in one Longimicrobium sp. genomic window:
- a CDS encoding glycosyltransferase family 4 protein: MTITLLAPLAALAASFLLTRLVLGYAIRRAILDFPNHRSSHDAPTPRGGGLGIAIPVLAGTAVLGLAGFIPPRLAAAILGGTAVAAVGWMDDTGRLPGRMLGPRMLVYLAAAVWGVAWAGGLAGLSLGAARLHLGWAGALIAVVGCVWIVCLFNFMDGIDGISGTEATTAGLWGGVLLWLSGSQELAVLALMVGAAAAGFLVWNWAPARIFMGDVGSCLLGFCFALIALASERAGAVPLLVWMILLGVFVFDATVTLLRRVVRRERWSEAHRSHAYQRAVQSGWTHRQVSAGVAVTNVALGALATVGWRRPALLPVCLLAALVLLAAIYLWVERRAPMARVQ, encoded by the coding sequence ATGACCATCACTCTGCTCGCACCGCTCGCCGCGCTGGCCGCCAGCTTCCTGCTGACGCGGCTCGTGCTCGGCTACGCGATCCGGCGGGCGATCCTGGACTTCCCCAACCACCGCAGCTCGCACGACGCTCCCACCCCTCGCGGCGGGGGCCTGGGGATCGCCATCCCGGTGCTGGCCGGCACCGCCGTCCTGGGCCTCGCCGGGTTCATCCCCCCCCGCCTCGCCGCCGCCATCCTGGGCGGCACCGCGGTGGCGGCGGTGGGCTGGATGGACGACACCGGACGGCTGCCGGGGCGAATGCTGGGGCCGCGGATGCTGGTGTACCTGGCCGCCGCGGTGTGGGGCGTGGCGTGGGCCGGCGGCCTCGCCGGGCTGTCGCTGGGCGCCGCGCGGCTGCACCTTGGGTGGGCGGGGGCGCTGATCGCGGTGGTCGGCTGCGTCTGGATCGTCTGCCTCTTCAACTTCATGGACGGCATCGACGGCATTTCGGGGACGGAGGCCACCACCGCCGGGCTCTGGGGCGGCGTGCTCCTCTGGCTTTCGGGGAGCCAGGAGCTGGCCGTTCTCGCGCTGATGGTGGGGGCCGCCGCCGCCGGGTTCCTGGTGTGGAACTGGGCCCCGGCGCGCATCTTCATGGGCGACGTGGGGAGCTGCCTGCTCGGCTTCTGCTTCGCCCTCATCGCCCTCGCCTCCGAGCGCGCGGGCGCGGTGCCGCTGCTGGTGTGGATGATCCTGCTGGGCGTGTTCGTCTTCGACGCCACGGTGACGCTGCTGCGCCGCGTCGTGCGCCGGGAGCGATGGTCCGAAGCGCACCGGAGCCACGCGTATCAGCGGGCGGTGCAGTCCGGCTGGACCCACCGCCAGGTGAGCGCGGGCGTGGCGGTGACCAACGTGGCCCTCGGCGCACTGGCGACGGTGGGATGGCGGCGGCCGGCGCTCCTCCCCGTCTGCCTGCTGGCGGCGCTCGTCCTCCTGGCCGCCATCTACCTCTGGGTGGAGCGCAGGGCGCCCATGGCGCGGGTCCAGTGA
- a CDS encoding SDR family oxidoreductase, whose product MTRVLVVGGTGMLGHKLVQLLGADPALDLHATVRRVPPPEFVGGLVTYHPDVDVAYGSTRVRDLLEALRPDVVVNAVGAIKQKDLHSAVDETFYLNGAFPHLLALHNPGGRLIHISTDCVFRGDRGGYTEAERPDAEDLYGRSKAMGEVDYGRHLTLRTSIIGPEISGHLGLLGWFFSQPRGSTLRGFTHAIYSGVPTVVLARTIHRLIRDASPLSGLYHVASEPIDKHTLLQRLNEALELGHTILPDDSLRLDRSLDDRRFRDAAGTTRPGWDELIAELVEDLRTLPYAYR is encoded by the coding sequence GTGACGCGGGTCCTGGTGGTGGGCGGCACCGGCATGCTGGGCCACAAGCTGGTGCAGCTTCTCGGCGCCGACCCCGCCCTGGATCTGCACGCCACGGTGCGGCGCGTCCCGCCCCCCGAGTTCGTGGGCGGCCTCGTCACGTACCACCCGGACGTCGACGTCGCGTACGGCTCCACGCGGGTGCGCGACCTGCTGGAGGCGCTGCGGCCTGACGTGGTGGTTAACGCGGTGGGCGCCATCAAGCAAAAGGACCTCCACTCCGCCGTCGACGAGACGTTCTACCTCAACGGCGCCTTTCCGCACCTCCTGGCGCTCCACAACCCCGGCGGGCGCCTGATCCACATCTCCACCGACTGCGTCTTCCGCGGCGACCGCGGCGGGTACACGGAGGCCGAGCGCCCGGACGCGGAGGACCTGTACGGCCGCTCCAAGGCGATGGGCGAGGTGGACTATGGCCGCCACCTGACGCTGCGCACCTCCATCATCGGCCCGGAGATCTCCGGCCACCTGGGGCTTCTCGGCTGGTTCTTTTCGCAGCCGCGCGGCTCGACGCTGCGGGGATTCACCCACGCCATCTACAGCGGCGTCCCCACCGTCGTCCTTGCCCGCACCATCCACCGCCTGATCCGCGACGCCTCTCCGCTCTCCGGCCTCTACCACGTGGCGAGCGAGCCGATCGACAAGCACACGCTGCTCCAGCGCCTGAACGAGGCGCTGGAGCTGGGCCACACGATCCTGCCGGACGACTCCCTCCGGCTTGACCGTTCGCTTGATGACCGGCGGTTTCGCGACGCCGCCGGCACCACCCGGCCGGGCTGGGACGAGCTGATCGCGGAGCTCGTTGAGGACCTCCGCACGCTGCCGTACGCGTATCGGTGA
- a CDS encoding glycosyltransferase, producing MGQPSSGQARAVWDLAAAQGKLGCRVAIHTTSGWVDDPVADAAVPVRPRVRVFPVAGPASFAFSPAAERWARSPEAAAFPVLHQHGIWQAFSRVTLRWREQLRRPTVVAPHGSLGAAVLAYSPWKKAIARLAYEGRNLAGASCLHATAAGELRELRELGFRNPVAVLPNGVSESWLSSVGDAGRFRAAHGLPADARILLYISRIHRKKGLLTLVEAFARNRRPLDGWTLVVAGPGYDPPYLAAVEAMIAEQGLASRVRLVGELRGAARRDAFEVAEVMVLPSLNENFGLVVAEALGVGVPVITTRGVAAWEMLEAERIGWWVHPDLASLEEALLSAARLSPAELAVMGGRGRALILRDYRWGPIARRTLELYAWLAGDAARPDFVATG from the coding sequence ATGGGCCAGCCGTCCAGCGGGCAGGCGCGGGCGGTGTGGGACCTGGCGGCCGCGCAGGGGAAGCTCGGCTGCCGCGTGGCCATCCACACAACCAGCGGCTGGGTGGACGACCCGGTCGCCGACGCCGCCGTGCCGGTGCGCCCCCGCGTCCGCGTCTTTCCCGTCGCGGGACCCGCATCGTTCGCCTTCAGCCCAGCGGCAGAGAGGTGGGCGCGCTCGCCGGAGGCCGCCGCGTTCCCGGTGCTGCACCAGCACGGGATCTGGCAGGCGTTCTCGCGCGTGACCCTGCGCTGGCGCGAGCAGCTGCGCCGGCCGACCGTCGTGGCCCCGCACGGCAGCCTGGGGGCGGCGGTGCTCGCCTATTCGCCGTGGAAGAAGGCGATCGCCAGGCTGGCGTACGAGGGCCGCAACCTCGCCGGGGCCTCGTGCCTTCACGCGACCGCCGCGGGGGAGCTGCGCGAGCTGCGGGAGCTCGGCTTCAGGAACCCCGTCGCGGTGCTGCCCAACGGCGTCTCGGAATCGTGGCTCTCCAGCGTGGGAGACGCCGGGCGCTTCCGCGCCGCGCACGGGCTGCCGGCGGACGCGCGCATCCTGCTCTACATCTCGCGCATCCATCGCAAGAAGGGGCTGCTGACGCTGGTGGAGGCGTTCGCGCGCAACCGCCGTCCGCTGGACGGGTGGACGCTGGTGGTGGCGGGACCCGGCTACGATCCGCCGTACCTTGCCGCCGTCGAGGCGATGATCGCGGAACAGGGGCTCGCGTCACGCGTCCGCCTGGTGGGGGAGCTGCGCGGCGCCGCGCGGCGCGACGCCTTCGAGGTGGCCGAGGTGATGGTGCTCCCCTCGCTGAACGAGAACTTCGGGCTGGTGGTGGCCGAGGCGCTCGGCGTGGGCGTGCCCGTCATCACCACGCGCGGAGTGGCCGCGTGGGAGATGCTGGAGGCGGAGCGGATCGGGTGGTGGGTCCATCCCGATCTCGCTAGCTTGGAAGAGGCGCTGCTCTCCGCCGCCCGTCTGAGTCCGGCCGAGCTGGCGGTGATGGGCGGCCGGGGGCGCGCCCTGATCCTGCGCGACTACCGCTGGGGCCCCATCGCCCGGCGTACGCTGGAGCTGTACGCATGGCTGGCCGGCGACGCGGCCCGCCCGGACTTCGTGGCGACGGGATGA